AAACAAATCATGATACATCAAGATTGGTTGGAGCCATGAGATTTTTCCCCTCACTACGGCCACAACAATTCAACTCGCCGCTCTTTGGCAATCACTTCCGTCGAGACGCCGAATTTTGGCGCGGTGCACATGACGATGTAGTCGAGCGCGCTCGTATTCAATCCAATTCCGATCCATGACTGCAGTGATAGCTAAAGCAACAACACGGTTGCCCCGGTGGTCTTGCGCACCTCCAAGTCGCGGTGAGTCTGCGCGGGATTGAGCTCAGCTAAACAATGATGCGCGCAAGGCCATGCGGTGCTCGCGCCACCAGATCAGGAATAGCGCCGCCAGCGTCAACAACGTATTCTCGGCAAGCTTGCGACAGATGAACACTTCGCCAGCGCCGCAGCCGCAATCGAACTTGATGGCGCAAAATGGGAGGCCGCTGGTTTCATGCAGACCCATCGCGCGGTTCAGCACAACGATGGTGAAGGGCACGAGCATCGCCACGAGCATCAATGCAACGCCCCGCACGGCGACACCGGCGATCAGCAACAAACCGCAGAAGATTTCAAACCACGGCAGTCCGGCGGCGATCAAATTCAGCAGCAACGGCGTGTGCGTGAGGTCGTATTGACGGACCAGTTTCAAAAACTCCACCGGGTGCAGCGCCTTGCTCAGGCCCATGTAGATGAACAGTCCGCCGAGGATCAGGCGCGCCAACAGTGCCACCAACCAAACATTCCGCGATTTGGCCACCGTTGAATTCATCGCACTGCCTCCTTCATTACACGACTGCCGCGAGCGCCGAGTTCGACCGGCTCACCATGCTGTGTCCACTCGGCAATTCCGCCCGCGTAAACGAACAATCGGTCGGCGGGAACGCCCGATTGCGTCAACATGATGGCTGTGAACTCGCTGTCTTCGCACTCCCCGCCATTGCAATACACGACGATCTGCTCCGCGGACATGCAGGCGCCCAGGACTGCGGGCAGATACTTCTCCGGTCGATAGTGGTCCAGTTGATGCGCGCCCGGAATGTGCCCTTCCTGGAAGTGCTGGTCGTCGCGCGCATCCACGAAGAGCACCAGCCCAGAAGCGTATCGCGCATCATGCAAGAGAGAAACAACGTTGGTGTGCTCGATGATTTGAAGACCTTTGGAACGCAGTCGCGACGCGGCATCGTTCGTGGTCACGACTGAAGTTGTCGGAGTGTTGGTTAGTGTGACGGCGGCTACTCTGGGCATAACACCCCCAGGAAAATAATCTCGGTTCAGGGCCAGCCCGCGGGGCGAGAGCTGATTTGCCATCAGCGCAACCATACTGCCGCATAGAAGGACGAGCGCACCTTCAACCAAAACCCGTCGCCAGTCGCTCACGCGCGGTTCTGGTGAACTGGCTGCGGGGGGTTCCATCACTTTGTCGGCGCGGCGGCAGGAGCAGGAGCCGTCACCGGCGCCGGATAAAACGGCACGGTGACCACCGGCACCTGCGGATCGCTGGTATTGATCTTTAGTTCGGCGCGCTGGCCGGGCGGGAGTTGGAAGCCGGCGGGGAATTTCAACGCGACATTAAAGACATGGCCCGTCTGCCGTTCGCCAACCTGGACCGTGACATTGGTCAGGCTCACTGTGGGATCAGAGAGAGCAATGGGTGCGGTCTGGTTGTTCCAGATCGTCACATCATATTGCGCGGCTTTGGCGAGCGGTCCGGACTGCACCATCAATTGAGCGGGCGTGACGACGACTGGTTGCGGCACCATCGCAATCGCCGTGATCATGATGTTTGGCAGATTGGTGGAGGAAGACTTCGCCGTGATGGCGCCCTGCACGTTGCCGATTTTCAGAGGCGGCACGGTGGCAATCACAATCTCGAACTCCTTGCCCGGCGTGACTTCCTTCAAGGTGGCGGCGAAAGATGGATTGCCGCTTTGCAGGTCGGTGATTTCGAGAGGTTGGCCAGTCCTGTTGGTCACGCGTACCACGCGCACCTCATTCGTTTGCGGATTTGCTGGATTGAAGACAACGACGTTGGGCGCGACATCAATAGGCTTCCAGATTTCGCCTTTGATCTGCAGCACCACGGTGGGTTGCTTGGAATCGTTGCAAGTGACGGTGGCTGTTTTGATGACTGTGCCGCCGTAACTTGCGACGTTCAACTGAAGCGGAATCTTGCCTGTCTGGCCAGGTTCGACGCGCTTATCCCAAGCGCCGGCGGTCGTGCAACCGCAGCTAGGTTTCACGTCGATGATCTCCAACGTGGCGTTGCCTGTGTTGGTGAACACGAAGTCGGCACGAACAGGATTTCCATTGGACGACGTGCCGAAATCAAAGATCGTGGAGGCAAACTGTATCTTCGGCGCATTGGTCGTGGCAGTCGCGACGCTGGCGCCAGCGGGTGCAGGCGCCGCCGGGGATGGATCGGCGGCTTCGACAACCACGATCGTGGCTAAGAAAATCCCTGCACAAATAGTCTTCATGTTCATATCGGCGCTAAATGTAACTGAGCATCCAGAAAAATCGAGCGTTTTATTGTGCGCCTGAACGGCACGTGGCCACACGGATTCAACGTGGTGTTGGCGGGGGTGCTTCTAAGTAACTATGCAGACCGACGAACCCCTCCCCCTTACCCTCTCCCCATCGGATGGGGAGACGGGCGTGTTCAACTGCCTGGTTCCGGCTAAGGCAAGAGCACGGTCGAACCGGTGGTTTTGCGCGCTTCGAGGTCGCGATGTGCCTGTGCCGCTTCGCGCAACGGGTAAGTTTGGTTGATGGCAATCTTGACCGCCTTGCGCTTTACCACGGCAAACAGTTCGCGAGCCGCCCGCACCAGGTCCTCCCGTCGGTCGGTGTAATGAAACAAAGTCGGGCGCGTCAAAAACAATGAGCCTTTCTGCGAGAGAACGGCAGGGTTGAATGCGGCCACCGGCCCGGAAGCGTTTCCGAAACTCACCATCAGTCCGAGCGGCGACAGGCAATCAAGCGAATCCATAAATGTGTCTTTGCCGACTCCGTCATAGACCACCGGTACTCCCTTGCCCTTCGTGATTTCTTTCACGCTCTCGACGAACTTTTCTCTGGCTGTGACGATGACGTGTTTGCATCCGGCTTTCTTCGCAAGCGCAGCTTTCTCGTGGCTGCCGACGGTGCCGATTACAGTTGCGCCGAGATGTTTTGCCCATTGACAAAGAATCTGACCCACACCACCCGCCGCCGCGTGCACAAGAATCGTGTCTCCTTGCTTGACGTTGAAGGTGCGTCGGATGAGATACCACGCGGTCATGCCCTTGAGCATGATCGCCGCGGCGAGTTGATCGGCGATGCCAGCCGGTATTTTCACCAAGCGCTCCGCCGGACGCAACAGCACTTCGGCGTAGGCACCGATGGGGTTCGCGTAGGCAACACGGTCGCCGACCTTGAACTCTTTGACTCGCGGACCGACCGCTTCAACGACGCCTGCGCCCTCCATGCCGGGCGTAAACGGCAGCGGCACTGGATAAAGTCCGCTGCGATGATAGGTGTCGATGAAGTTGAGGCCGACGGCGGTGTTGCGCACAAGAGCTTCGCCCGGACCGGGCGTTCCAACCTGAACTTCTGCCCAGCGCATTTTTTCAGGGCCGCCGGTTTCGTGAATGTGGATTGCGTGAGGCATGGCTATTCTCCTCTGGACGTTTTAATTGAACTGAAAAGGTTCAGACTTGTCACAAGGACATGCTAATGGAACCGCAGCAAAGCTCAAGGTGCTTGCGCAGGCCAATTCGGAACAGACTTTAACTGCGCTTTTGCACTTCTACTTTCGATCAATTGCTTTAAAATTGTTTTTAGTGAAATCGTTCGTGTTCATTCTTCCGGCATCAACCCTCAATGGACGCAGCCCGGCAAACACTCCACGTTGTCATGAATGCTGACGCTGGTCCCAAAACCGCACCCCAACGTCTCGCCTCGCTCGACGCGTACCGCGGCTTGGTCATGTTTCTGATGATGGCGGAGGTGTTGCGATTTTGCGAGGTGTCGGCTGCTTTGCCTGCTTCCGGTTTCTGGAGATTTCTGTGTCACCATCAAAGCCACGTGCCGTGGGTTGGCTGTGCACTGCACGACCTCATTCAGCCGGGCTTTTATTTTCTCGTGGGCGCGGCGTTGCCGTTTTCCATCGCGAGCCGCCGCGCACGGGGACAACTGTTTCCGGCCATGTTCCGGCACGCCGTGATACGCTCACTGATCCTCATCGTTCTGGGCATGGCCGTGAACGCCATCCATGCGTGGAAGGAGTTTTTCAACTTAATCGACACACTCACCCAGATCGGTCTCGCCTACAGCTTTCTTTTCCTGCTGGGGTTCCGTCCGGTCCGCGATTGGTGGATCGCGCTCGGTGTGATCTTAACCGGCTATTGGCTCTTCTTCGCGCTTTACCCTGTGCCCGGGGCTGATTTCGATTACGGGAGGGTGGGCGTCACACAGGAATGGCTGGGTCAATTCGGGGTGACGGGCTTCGCCGCGCACTGGATGAAAAACTCCAACGTCGCTTGGGCGTTTGACACCTGGTTTCTAAACCTGTTTCCGCGCGGTGGCCCGTTCGCTTACTACGTAAATGGGCTTACGACACTCAATTTTATTCCGACCATTGGCACGATGATACTTGGCCTGATCTCCGGCCACGTGTTGCGAAGCGAACGTAGTCCGTGGGAAAAGGTTCGCTGGTTTGTGGTGGCGGGCGTCGTCGGCTTGTCAAGCGGTTGGGGATTGGGCGCGTTGGGTGTTTGCCCCGTCGTGAAAGCGATCTGGACGCCAAGCTGGGTGCTCTTCAGTGGCGGTTGGTGCTTTCTGTTCCTGGCGGCGTTTTATTTGGTGGTGGATATTTGGGGACAGAAGCGCGCGGCGTTCCCATTGGTCGTCATCGGCATGAATTCAATCGCGGCTTACTGCGGTACCCATGTCTATCAGGCTTGGGCGTTCGGCGCCCTTTACAGAGTGTTTGGTCGGGGGATCTTCAAACTGTTCGGCGACACCTACGAACCTGTCGTTTACGGCGTCGCGGTGCTTCTACTGTTCGAACTGGGCCTGTATCTGATGTATCGGCGAAAAATGTTCTTGCGAATCTAGGCCAGCCCGACCAACTCATTTCTTCGAAATGGCAACGGCTGCAAAAAACGCTCGCCAACCAAATTCGGAATGTCATATTGAACAGCGGAAATTCCTATGAAACCGAAACGTTGTGATCGCCGAACTTTCCTGCGCTGGAGCACCACCCTCGCAGTCGGAGTGCCGATGGCT
The Verrucomicrobiota bacterium DNA segment above includes these coding regions:
- a CDS encoding DoxX family protein, which encodes MNSTVAKSRNVWLVALLARLILGGLFIYMGLSKALHPVEFLKLVRQYDLTHTPLLLNLIAAGLPWFEIFCGLLLIAGVAVRGVALMLVAMLVPFTIVVLNRAMGLHETSGLPFCAIKFDCGCGAGEVFICRKLAENTLLTLAALFLIWWREHRMALRASLFS
- a CDS encoding rhodanese-like domain-containing protein, whose amino-acid sequence is MTTNDAASRLRSKGLQIIEHTNVVSLLHDARYASGLVLFVDARDDQHFQEGHIPGAHQLDHYRPEKYLPAVLGACMSAEQIVVYCNGGECEDSEFTAIMLTQSGVPADRLFVYAGGIAEWTQHGEPVELGARGSRVMKEAVR
- a CDS encoding DUF1573 domain-containing protein, whose product is MKTICAGIFLATIVVVEAADPSPAAPAPAGASVATATTNAPKIQFASTIFDFGTSSNGNPVRADFVFTNTGNATLEIIDVKPSCGCTTAGAWDKRVEPGQTGKIPLQLNVASYGGTVIKTATVTCNDSKQPTVVLQIKGEIWKPIDVAPNVVVFNPANPQTNEVRVVRVTNRTGQPLEITDLQSGNPSFAATLKEVTPGKEFEIVIATVPPLKIGNVQGAITAKSSSTNLPNIMITAIAMVPQPVVVTPAQLMVQSGPLAKAAQYDVTIWNNQTAPIALSDPTVSLTNVTVQVGERQTGHVFNVALKFPAGFQLPPGQRAELKINTSDPQVPVVTVPFYPAPVTAPAPAAAPTK
- a CDS encoding quinone oxidoreductase, giving the protein MPHAIHIHETGGPEKMRWAEVQVGTPGPGEALVRNTAVGLNFIDTYHRSGLYPVPLPFTPGMEGAGVVEAVGPRVKEFKVGDRVAYANPIGAYAEVLLRPAERLVKIPAGIADQLAAAIMLKGMTAWYLIRRTFNVKQGDTILVHAAAGGVGQILCQWAKHLGATVIGTVGSHEKAALAKKAGCKHVIVTAREKFVESVKEITKGKGVPVVYDGVGKDTFMDSLDCLSPLGLMVSFGNASGPVAAFNPAVLSQKGSLFLTRPTLFHYTDRREDLVRAARELFAVVKRKAVKIAINQTYPLREAAQAHRDLEARKTTGSTVLLP
- a CDS encoding DUF5009 domain-containing protein; the protein is MFLMMAEVLRFCEVSAALPASGFWRFLCHHQSHVPWVGCALHDLIQPGFYFLVGAALPFSIASRRARGQLFPAMFRHAVIRSLILIVLGMAVNAIHAWKEFFNLIDTLTQIGLAYSFLFLLGFRPVRDWWIALGVILTGYWLFFALYPVPGADFDYGRVGVTQEWLGQFGVTGFAAHWMKNSNVAWAFDTWFLNLFPRGGPFAYYVNGLTTLNFIPTIGTMILGLISGHVLRSERSPWEKVRWFVVAGVVGLSSGWGLGALGVCPVVKAIWTPSWVLFSGGWCFLFLAAFYLVVDIWGQKRAAFPLVVIGMNSIAAYCGTHVYQAWAFGALYRVFGRGIFKLFGDTYEPVVYGVAVLLLFELGLYLMYRRKMFLRI